The following coding sequences lie in one Dysgonomonas mossii genomic window:
- a CDS encoding O-antigen ligase family protein: MTSSPLVIERRDWLGVILLFLVMMISGGNHLFPRNPICLLIIAGYGLKIYRLNNGITLKYVSSKLWLFITTFLVIIVSQTILIGDLDSAALAALSSVIAGLFVYTYYKYEGINALIADVTILLKIFIVLGLISFLLYTFTPDLFSKYTFIDSYGDKRSVSHIAFLFYKGLDIEGLSSRLYGFFWEPGIFQIYLNIFLLIQIFYFRQKVWIVATLLTIYLTKSTTGYFIAIIILGYISARFFYKERNLYSSVSILCTTIIALFFVWNNIVSVNVEEKVAGAQSGSFFARQADIIAGLSIAAENPVIGIGANTDRFKQMRSKIAWQGKLSGSKTKDSGTTNGIISLMYIWGIPFSLWYLWALIRQNILYKNRWLMSILLILSLSSEPLAMTPFFLLFVYSGLDAKTINN, from the coding sequence ATGACTTCTAGTCCACTTGTTATAGAGAGAAGAGATTGGCTTGGAGTCATCCTGTTATTTTTAGTGATGATGATCAGTGGCGGTAACCATTTGTTTCCTCGAAATCCTATATGTTTGTTGATAATAGCCGGATATGGTCTGAAAATTTACAGATTGAATAATGGTATAACATTAAAATATGTTTCCTCAAAATTATGGCTATTCATAACAACATTTCTTGTAATAATAGTATCACAAACTATACTGATAGGGGATCTTGATAGTGCTGCATTAGCCGCATTATCTAGCGTTATTGCAGGTCTGTTTGTCTATACTTATTATAAGTATGAAGGAATAAATGCATTGATTGCCGATGTTACTATTTTATTAAAAATTTTCATCGTTTTAGGATTGATTTCTTTTTTACTTTATACTTTTACCCCTGATCTTTTTTCAAAGTATACATTTATAGATAGTTATGGGGATAAAAGGTCCGTAAGTCATATTGCTTTTCTTTTTTATAAAGGACTGGATATCGAAGGTTTATCTTCGAGGCTTTATGGTTTTTTCTGGGAGCCGGGAATTTTTCAAATATATCTTAATATCTTTTTATTAATCCAGATCTTCTATTTTAGGCAGAAAGTATGGATTGTAGCAACATTATTGACTATTTATTTGACAAAATCTACCACAGGATACTTTATCGCCATTATCATTCTGGGATATATTTCGGCTCGTTTCTTTTATAAAGAGCGAAATCTGTACAGTTCTGTATCTATCCTTTGTACAACTATTATTGCACTTTTTTTTGTGTGGAATAATATTGTGTCTGTAAATGTTGAAGAAAAAGTTGCTGGTGCCCAGTCCGGTTCTTTTTTTGCTCGTCAGGCAGATATAATTGCAGGATTGAGTATCGCAGCCGAGAATCCTGTGATTGGGATTGGCGCTAATACCGATCGATTTAAGCAGATGAGGAGTAAAATTGCCTGGCAAGGTAAATTAAGTGGTTCAAAAACGAAAGATAGTGGAACAACAAATGGCATAATAAGTCTAATGTATATATGGGGAATCCCGTTTTCTTTGTGGTATTTATGGGCATTAATAAGACAGAATATCTTATACAAAAATCGCTGGCTAATGTCTATTCTACTGATTTTATCCCTAAGCTCTGAGCCTTTAGCTATGACTCCATTTTTTTTACTTTTCGTTTATTCGGGACTGGATGCAAAGACAATAAATAATTAA
- a CDS encoding lipopolysaccharide biosynthesis protein: MSINIKAIKRIIFSSSSLFILINLFTSAINFIRSMVFMRVMDMRELGIISLIQTCIMFIGLLQFGFLNGGYRVFAYKKTSDQTKVNNILFSLFGVIALALLLIWIILSILDIELLISPRYLILTFIAGLFSLISTWLTNTMTVKKMIKDINIRNLISGIISIALIPLVYLYGIMGGIISIMMQPIVFVVLALLMHKSLRPDKICFDRKVIKYILSLGFVPFMIGIFTIVNIQIERWSIAYILNVEELGNFYLVFIFSSLFVLVPTSINYLFLPNIIYSYENGLMAEFRRHVRNYTLVLMGYGICVVLAVLTSLQPLVDILFPSHSGNTHYVFLLIPGLMSQLLYYSVSATLNAWKNFTSLLISGLVGVFSAIAIIAITGSMHLFNLTIMVYIKNISYLLPTLFGAVYIYKNRNKFKTKNG; this comes from the coding sequence ATGTCAATAAATATCAAAGCAATAAAGCGGATTATATTTAGTTCAAGTTCCTTATTTATTCTAATAAATTTATTTACTTCTGCCATCAACTTTATCCGTTCTATGGTATTCATGCGTGTTATGGATATGAGAGAACTGGGTATAATCAGTCTTATTCAAACATGTATAATGTTTATTGGACTCTTACAGTTTGGGTTCCTAAACGGTGGATATAGGGTTTTTGCTTATAAGAAGACCAGTGATCAAACGAAGGTTAATAATATTCTCTTTAGCCTTTTTGGTGTCATAGCATTAGCCTTATTGCTTATATGGATTATATTAAGCATATTAGATATTGAATTACTGATCAGCCCCCGGTATCTGATTTTAACGTTCATTGCAGGCCTATTTTCTTTGATATCTACTTGGCTGACAAATACTATGACTGTGAAAAAGATGATTAAAGATATTAATATCAGAAATCTCATCTCAGGTATTATATCTATAGCCTTAATTCCTCTTGTCTATCTTTACGGTATTATGGGTGGTATCATTAGTATTATGATGCAACCGATAGTTTTTGTTGTCCTGGCATTATTAATGCATAAAAGTTTAAGACCGGATAAAATATGTTTTGACAGAAAGGTAATTAAGTATATTCTATCGTTAGGATTTGTCCCATTTATGATTGGAATATTTACAATTGTCAATATTCAGATCGAACGTTGGTCTATAGCATATATACTGAATGTGGAAGAATTAGGTAATTTTTATCTTGTTTTTATATTCTCTTCTTTATTTGTTTTAGTCCCAACATCCATTAATTACCTTTTCCTTCCCAATATCATTTATTCATATGAAAATGGATTAATGGCAGAATTCAGGCGGCATGTACGTAATTATACATTAGTCTTGATGGGATATGGTATATGTGTAGTTCTTGCCGTACTTACTTCACTTCAACCATTGGTAGATATATTATTTCCAAGTCACTCAGGCAATACTCACTATGTGTTTTTGTTGATTCCGGGTTTAATGTCACAATTATTATACTACTCGGTATCTGCTACTTTAAATGCATGGAAAAACTTCACTTCATTGCTAATATCTGGACTTGTAGGAGTATTTTCTGCTATAGCAATTATCGCTATAACTGGCTCTATGCACCTGTTTAACTTAACAATAATGGTGTATATTAAGAATATATCTTATTTATTGCCGACCCTTTTCGGTGCAGTTTATATTTACAAAAATCGTAACAAGTTTAAAACAAAAAATGGGTAA
- a CDS encoding glycosyltransferase family protein, whose product MKKRCLLIMPLSFYSMGNQIISGLNECGYDVRICNDRYPDNLFTKVLWKIGITKTLYRKTYNHITRHFLQDERYDICIILKGYGIDKKLIDEIYKKCSCIVGYNFDSFAFHPLSLSWYRLVDNFYTFDYHDAKSYDVKIIELFSAIEKQEKNVERVYDISVIQKIHSERLSYTNKILHLFQPANSYVYLHESNYVTMALNFIRHPFTYIKLRRYIHLKTLSYDQYVDVLYKSKYTLDFAHPKQSGITMRCFEALSCGTKIITNNRNIFKSGYFNQENTIVCDNSSVVDNKIVEQYKQMLPSDVIPRRRNIIDFVKEIIQ is encoded by the coding sequence ATGAAAAAGAGGTGTTTACTCATCATGCCATTAAGTTTTTATTCGATGGGCAATCAGATAATATCCGGATTGAACGAATGTGGTTATGATGTGAGAATATGCAATGATCGTTATCCGGATAATTTATTCACAAAAGTTCTGTGGAAAATAGGCATAACTAAAACGTTATATAGAAAAACATACAATCATATAACTCGCCACTTCCTTCAAGACGAAAGATATGATATCTGTATCATTTTGAAAGGATACGGAATAGATAAAAAACTGATAGATGAAATATATAAAAAGTGTTCATGTATAGTTGGTTATAATTTCGATTCTTTTGCCTTTCATCCTTTATCACTCTCTTGGTATCGCTTGGTCGATAATTTTTATACGTTTGATTATCATGATGCAAAGAGCTATGATGTCAAAATAATAGAATTGTTTTCTGCAATAGAAAAGCAGGAGAAAAATGTAGAAAGAGTATATGATATATCTGTAATACAAAAGATACATTCCGAACGCTTGTCATATACCAATAAAATATTGCATCTGTTCCAGCCCGCGAATTCATACGTATATCTACATGAAAGTAATTATGTAACAATGGCTCTGAATTTTATCAGACATCCGTTTACGTACATTAAACTACGACGATATATACATCTTAAAACATTGTCGTATGACCAATATGTAGATGTATTATATAAATCAAAGTACACGCTTGATTTTGCTCATCCTAAACAAAGTGGTATTACTATGAGATGCTTTGAGGCTTTGAGCTGTGGAACAAAAATAATAACGAATAACAGAAATATATTTAAAAGCGGATATTTCAATCAAGAGAATACAATCGTATGCGATAATTCGTCTGTAGTAGATAATAAAATAGTCGAACAATACAAACAGATGTTGCCTTCAGATGTAATACCTCGTAGGCGGAATATTATAGATTTCGTAAAAGAAATAATCCAATAA
- a CDS encoding Gfo/Idh/MocA family protein: protein MKEIKLSIIGMGRMGITHFSIINSHPNVNIVSVSDTSKITLDLLKKYIPPLQVFTDYKELIDKTMPDAIIVCTPPNYHYVICKYACEKGINVFCEKPFTLSTQEADELQEMFNKKGLINQVGYVNRFNDMFTIAREYIKEGLLGDIVRFKSEMFSCTISKPETGESWRGKRESGGGAVYEMAVHVLDLINYIIGVPNKVIGTSMNQIYSKHVEDMVSSTLIYDNGCVGTLYVNWSDSSYRKPSNKIEIFGTNGKLLVDQYEMKIFLNEPVLGHNYRKGWNTIYITDIFKPVPFYVRGNEFTRQLYHFADSVLAGKIVGATQCTFEDGYNTQRLVHDMFNDYDNKNKQD, encoded by the coding sequence ATGAAAGAAATAAAATTATCTATTATCGGAATGGGGCGAATGGGTATTACCCATTTCTCTATTATCAATTCACACCCTAATGTAAATATTGTATCAGTTTCCGATACTTCAAAAATTACATTGGACTTATTGAAAAAATACATACCACCGCTTCAAGTATTTACAGACTACAAGGAGTTGATTGATAAAACAATGCCGGATGCTATTATCGTCTGTACCCCACCTAATTATCACTATGTAATATGTAAATATGCTTGTGAGAAGGGAATTAATGTTTTTTGCGAAAAACCCTTTACTCTTTCCACCCAAGAGGCAGATGAACTACAAGAAATGTTCAACAAAAAAGGCTTAATTAATCAAGTTGGGTATGTAAACCGCTTTAATGATATGTTCACAATTGCCCGAGAATATATAAAAGAAGGCTTACTCGGTGATATTGTGAGGTTTAAATCGGAAATGTTCAGTTGCACTATTTCAAAACCCGAAACAGGTGAGAGCTGGCGTGGTAAAAGAGAGAGTGGGGGCGGGGCCGTTTATGAAATGGCTGTCCACGTATTAGACCTTATTAATTATATAATAGGCGTTCCAAATAAAGTTATTGGTACCAGCATGAACCAAATATATTCGAAGCATGTGGAGGATATGGTTTCAAGTACTTTAATATACGATAACGGGTGTGTTGGGACATTATACGTGAATTGGAGTGATTCTAGTTATAGAAAACCTAGTAACAAAATTGAAATATTTGGTACAAATGGGAAATTACTGGTAGACCAGTATGAAATGAAGATATTTTTAAATGAACCTGTCTTAGGTCATAATTATAGAAAAGGTTGGAATACTATATACATCACAGATATCTTTAAACCTGTTCCTTTCTACGTTCGAGGAAATGAATTTACTAGACAATTATATCATTTTGCTGACAGTGTTTTAGCCGGTAAGATCGTTGGTGCTACCCAATGTACATTTGAAGACGGATATAATACGCAACGTTTGGTGCACGACATGTTCAATGACTATGATAATAAAAATAAACAAGATTAA
- a CDS encoding helix-turn-helix domain-containing protein → MNKENYAKISLDDFKDQTSNHGIKNFVISDDGANIDDYAFDLRYPQIMEGIAFAICVKGTGRIKINLREYKIEPCTIIVVLPNYILELIEQSEDLVVEFLLFSFDFISDIKLIIDIDIPKKIDQMACLKISEEETNDLLELHAFIVKRYKRTNFLYKEEIARSLLQTLIYEVLQLYQDKKIDHKVLTRKEKYLQSFISLLFEYHMKERSVRFYADRMFITPKYLSQIVKDASGIHIQQWIDDMVIMAIKALLKSSNMTILQISEEMNFPNSSFFGTYFKKRTGLTPLQYKKN, encoded by the coding sequence ATGAATAAGGAAAATTATGCTAAAATATCGCTGGATGACTTTAAAGATCAAACCTCAAATCACGGAATAAAGAACTTTGTTATATCCGATGATGGTGCTAATATTGATGATTATGCTTTTGATCTCAGATATCCGCAAATTATGGAAGGAATAGCTTTTGCTATTTGTGTGAAAGGTACCGGACGAATCAAAATTAACTTACGCGAGTACAAAATTGAGCCTTGTACTATTATTGTTGTTCTGCCTAATTATATTTTAGAATTGATAGAGCAAAGTGAAGATTTAGTTGTAGAGTTCTTATTATTTTCTTTTGACTTTATTTCCGATATCAAGTTAATTATAGATATTGATATTCCTAAAAAAATAGATCAGATGGCTTGTTTAAAGATAAGTGAAGAAGAAACGAATGATTTATTGGAATTGCATGCCTTTATTGTAAAGCGTTACAAAAGAACAAATTTTCTTTACAAAGAAGAAATTGCTAGAAGTTTATTGCAGACATTAATTTATGAAGTTTTGCAGCTTTATCAGGACAAGAAGATTGACCATAAGGTATTGACCCGCAAAGAAAAATACTTACAAAGTTTCATCAGCTTGTTATTTGAATATCATATGAAAGAACGTAGTGTTCGCTTCTATGCAGATAGAATGTTTATTACGCCCAAATATTTATCTCAAATAGTGAAGGATGCTAGTGGTATACATATCCAACAATGGATAGACGATATGGTTATTATGGCAATTAAAGCTTTACTAAAGAGCTCAAATATGACTATCTTACAGATATCGGAGGAGATGAATTTTCCAAATTCTTCCTTTTTTGGCACCTACTTCAAAAAGAGAACTGGCCTGACACCTTTACAATATAAGAAGAATTAA
- a CDS encoding efflux RND transporter periplasmic adaptor subunit, with translation MDKLKLFFSRSVLCLLFLGMVSCSAKKSEEANSRPVPVKIQTIKYSDDIYQQEYIGTVEGENAVDVSFQVNGNIEQVYVQEGQNVRKGQLLARLNTSSIESMHNAAKSTLNQAQDAYNRLSILYKNNSLPEIKYIEAKTQLEQAQANEQITRKNLQDCNLYAPISGVVSQRYQEAGANVAPGTPIYNLVTINSVKIKIAIPENEISAIKIGESSRIKISALNDAEFEGKIQEKGVSANPLSHTYDIKVQVNNPNSQIMPGMVCKAYLINPSEASGQKNIIVPLKAIQVDFSGKQFVWLKDDQNKAVYREITQGKLIGNGVVIEEGLQDGDNLIIEGYQNVSPGVTVEIAK, from the coding sequence ATGGATAAATTGAAATTATTTTTTAGTAGATCGGTATTGTGTCTTCTATTTTTAGGAATGGTTTCCTGTTCCGCAAAAAAGAGTGAAGAAGCCAATTCAAGACCTGTTCCGGTAAAAATACAAACAATAAAGTATAGTGATGATATATACCAACAAGAGTATATAGGAACTGTAGAAGGTGAGAATGCGGTTGATGTTAGTTTTCAAGTAAATGGAAATATTGAACAAGTATATGTACAGGAAGGGCAAAATGTTCGAAAAGGACAATTGTTAGCCCGATTGAATACAAGTTCTATTGAAAGTATGCACAATGCAGCAAAATCGACTCTTAATCAGGCACAAGATGCATATAATCGCTTGTCTATTCTCTATAAGAATAACAGCCTTCCCGAAATAAAATATATAGAGGCGAAGACTCAGTTAGAGCAGGCGCAAGCTAATGAGCAAATTACCCGTAAGAATTTACAAGACTGTAATTTGTATGCTCCCATATCTGGTGTAGTAAGTCAACGCTATCAAGAAGCCGGTGCTAATGTCGCTCCAGGTACTCCAATTTATAATTTGGTAACTATAAATTCGGTGAAAATAAAAATAGCTATTCCCGAGAACGAAATTTCAGCAATAAAGATTGGTGAATCTTCACGGATAAAAATATCTGCGTTGAATGATGCTGAGTTTGAAGGCAAGATTCAGGAGAAAGGAGTATCTGCAAATCCGTTATCACATACCTACGATATCAAGGTACAGGTAAATAATCCCAACTCACAGATTATGCCGGGAATGGTGTGCAAAGCTTATCTAATAAATCCATCAGAAGCCTCAGGTCAAAAGAATATTATAGTTCCGTTAAAAGCCATACAGGTAGACTTTTCCGGTAAACAATTTGTTTGGTTAAAAGACGACCAAAATAAGGCCGTATATAGAGAAATAACTCAAGGTAAACTGATCGGTAATGGAGTTGTAATAGAGGAGGGACTGCAAGATGGGGATAACCTAATCATTGAAGGCTATCAGAATGTAAGTCCGGGTGTAACAGTCGAAATAGCTAAATAA
- a CDS encoding efflux RND transporter permease subunit, with translation MKSESGIIGWAMKYNKIILLIVIVLSLFGIYALNVMPKQEFPVFTIRQGVVVGVYPGATSAEVEEQLAKPLENFLFTYKEVKKSKTYSHSKDGIVYVYVELNDDVNNKDEVWSKIKHGLMFFKMQLPSGVLALIANDDFGDTSALLITLESETKTYRQLETYLENLEDRLRTIESVSNLRRYGEQNEQISIYVEKEKLAAYGINILNLYQTLITKGFITTAGKIDNRDMDVPIHIERPYQSEKDLEEQIIYSDAQGNHIRLKNIAKVVREYPKPTSYTTNNGKKCLVLSTEMREGYNVIQYGKDVEKVLEQFQNDIPSDIHIYRVADQPQVVAHSITTFLKELMIAIVAVILVTMILLPLRVAGVAASSIPISIFISLGLMLAFGMELNTVTLAALIVVLGMIVDNSIVVVDSYLEKLDHGIPRWQASIESAKEYAKAIISATLAISLTFFPFLVMLTGQFLDFVKLFPWTVLITLGVSLAVAVLFIPFLQYFFIRNGLHQPGKKQKETFLDKLQNGYNLLLEKVFQYPKISLTIGIISIISGIYMFANVPQKLMPIAERNQFAVEIYLPNGSSLEQTEVIAQDLEKVLRKEKTVVSVTSFIGTGSPRFQTAYAPKVGGPNFAQFIVNTTSNEDTELLLDKYSTQYAYHYPNAFVKFKQLEYESVDADIDVRISGENIADLKKVADTLMTKLKKLDEPIRIYTNYEEPLPGIKITLDPVESNRLGVNEGTLALGLASRFGGTPITNIWENDYSLPVVLKSKWENKDPVAEDVSNEYVAGLLSPSVPLRQIADVSASWTEGQINRRNGVRTLSVFVDLKRGERSGLVQPKVEEIVNAVTAKSLPKGVSISYGGVKESDGETMPKLIKALSISIVIIFFILVFHFKKISLATLVLASTSLSIFGAAIGLKVMNVDFSITAVLGIVSLIGIIVRNGIIMYDYTEELRHKHGKTVFEASLEAGKRRMRPIFLTSAAASMGVIPMIISKSPLWCPMGTVISFGTIFSMIFILTLLPLAYWLIYKHEDKNISKDETEQL, from the coding sequence ATGAAATCAGAATCTGGTATTATCGGCTGGGCAATGAAGTATAATAAGATTATATTGCTCATTGTAATAGTGTTAAGTCTATTTGGAATTTATGCCCTTAATGTGATGCCCAAACAGGAATTTCCTGTATTTACAATCCGTCAGGGAGTTGTAGTGGGAGTGTACCCCGGAGCCACTTCTGCCGAAGTAGAAGAGCAATTGGCTAAACCTCTTGAGAATTTCTTGTTTACATACAAGGAAGTAAAGAAATCGAAGACATATTCACATTCCAAAGATGGGATTGTCTATGTATATGTAGAGCTGAATGATGATGTAAATAACAAGGACGAGGTATGGTCAAAAATAAAACATGGATTGATGTTTTTCAAAATGCAATTACCTTCAGGAGTTTTGGCTCTTATTGCTAATGATGATTTTGGAGATACTTCGGCATTACTAATAACGCTTGAATCGGAGACCAAAACTTATCGTCAATTGGAAACTTATTTAGAAAATCTCGAAGACCGTTTGCGAACTATCGAATCTGTTTCCAATCTGCGTCGTTATGGTGAACAAAATGAACAGATAAGTATATATGTTGAAAAAGAAAAACTGGCAGCATATGGTATTAATATATTGAACCTCTATCAGACGCTTATCACGAAGGGATTTATTACTACTGCAGGTAAGATTGATAATCGTGATATGGATGTGCCAATACATATCGAGAGACCCTATCAATCTGAGAAGGATTTGGAAGAACAAATTATCTATTCAGATGCTCAGGGAAATCATATTCGATTGAAAAATATAGCGAAAGTCGTTCGCGAATACCCTAAACCTACCAGCTATACTACCAACAATGGTAAAAAGTGTCTCGTTCTATCTACTGAAATGCGTGAAGGGTATAACGTTATTCAATATGGAAAAGATGTCGAAAAGGTTCTCGAGCAGTTCCAGAATGATATTCCTAGTGATATTCATATCTATCGTGTAGCCGATCAACCTCAAGTTGTGGCTCATTCTATCACAACTTTCCTAAAAGAGTTAATGATTGCTATTGTAGCTGTTATACTCGTAACAATGATATTATTACCCTTACGGGTTGCCGGCGTTGCGGCATCTTCCATTCCTATATCTATCTTTATCTCTTTAGGGCTGATGCTTGCTTTTGGCATGGAGCTTAATACGGTGACATTGGCTGCCCTAATCGTGGTATTGGGTATGATTGTAGATAATTCGATCGTAGTTGTAGACAGCTATCTTGAAAAATTGGATCATGGTATTCCTCGTTGGCAGGCATCGATAGAAAGTGCCAAAGAATATGCTAAAGCCATCATTTCGGCAACACTGGCAATCAGTCTTACTTTCTTTCCATTCTTGGTGATGCTTACAGGACAGTTTCTCGACTTTGTAAAGCTCTTTCCTTGGACTGTACTTATTACGTTGGGTGTATCTTTGGCTGTGGCTGTTCTTTTTATACCATTCCTACAATATTTCTTTATACGTAATGGATTACATCAGCCCGGTAAGAAGCAGAAAGAAACATTCTTAGATAAATTACAAAACGGATATAATTTGCTATTGGAAAAAGTATTTCAATACCCGAAGATATCTCTTACGATAGGTATCATTTCTATCATATCGGGTATTTACATGTTTGCCAATGTTCCACAGAAGCTCATGCCTATAGCTGAGAGGAACCAGTTTGCAGTTGAAATATATTTACCGAACGGTAGCTCTCTGGAACAGACAGAAGTAATAGCTCAGGATCTTGAAAAGGTTTTGAGGAAGGAGAAAACTGTTGTTTCTGTAACGTCTTTTATCGGAACGGGATCTCCTCGTTTTCAGACAGCTTATGCTCCTAAAGTGGGAGGACCTAATTTTGCTCAGTTTATTGTAAATACAACATCTAATGAAGATACAGAATTGTTGTTGGATAAGTATTCCACTCAATATGCCTATCATTATCCGAATGCCTTTGTAAAATTCAAACAATTAGAGTACGAATCAGTAGATGCTGACATTGACGTTCGTATATCGGGAGAGAATATAGCCGATCTGAAGAAAGTGGCAGACACTTTAATGACTAAATTAAAGAAACTGGATGAACCGATCAGAATTTATACAAATTATGAGGAGCCGTTGCCCGGTATAAAGATAACACTAGACCCTGTAGAATCTAATCGGTTGGGCGTAAATGAAGGAACTTTGGCGTTAGGTTTAGCTTCCCGTTTCGGGGGAACACCAATCACTAATATCTGGGAAAATGATTATTCATTGCCTGTTGTATTGAAATCCAAATGGGAGAATAAAGATCCTGTGGCCGAGGATGTATCGAATGAGTATGTTGCAGGTTTATTATCACCAAGTGTCCCTTTACGCCAGATCGCTGATGTTTCAGCAAGCTGGACTGAAGGTCAAATCAACCGAAGAAACGGAGTACGCACCCTATCCGTTTTCGTTGATCTAAAGAGAGGAGAAAGATCGGGACTGGTTCAACCAAAGGTAGAGGAGATTGTGAATGCAGTGACTGCAAAATCATTACCTAAAGGTGTTTCTATTTCATATGGAGGAGTAAAGGAATCTGATGGCGAGACAATGCCAAAGCTGATTAAAGCTCTTTCTATCTCAATCGTTATCATCTTTTTCATACTTGTGTTTCACTTCAAAAAGATAAGTTTAGCTACACTCGTTTTGGCCTCTACCTCTTTGAGCATTTTTGGTGCGGCTATTGGTTTAAAGGTGATGAATGTAGACTTTAGTATAACGGCTGTATTGGGAATTGTGAGCCTAATTGGTATTATCGTTCGTAATGGAATTATTATGTACGATTATACCGAAGAGCTAAGGCATAAACATGGTAAAACAGTATTTGAAGCATCATTGGAGGCCGGAAAACGACGGATGCGCCCTATATTCCTTACATCAGCTGCCGCATCTATGGGCGTTATTCCTATGATCATAAGTAAGAGCCCGCTTTGGTGCCCGATGGGAACAGTTATCAGTTTTGGAACTATTTTCTCCATGATATTTATCCTTACATTATTACCCCTTGCTTATTGGCTAATTTATAAGCATGAAGATAAAAATATATCTAAAGACGAAACCGAACAATTATGA
- a CDS encoding TolC family protein, translating to MIKKYITIVTMCMITVFISAQTKYSLEDCKQLTIENNRKIKNSRLEIESSKETKKDAFTNYFPSVSASAFGFSAKDPLVTMNMGGAPIGFLKNGMSAGITATQPIFAGGKIINGNKLADLGIQVSQYQAKLSENDMLLNTENLYWQLVSLYEKRRTLDVIDSQVDQLLKDVELSYQTGMITNNDVLKVKLKKNEVVSNRINLDNNIKLVKMSLCQQMAMDLSSADSLDIQVPNIEDVESSIKYYVDHKNVLPNRAEAKLLDKNVEASKLQTKIKRADYLPTVAVGATYSRDNFMDKWNTNGAVFVSVNIPISGWWGGSHAIKQQKIQEKIALNNKIDIEEQLLLQMQNVKNELDNTYKQILLAKDGVEQSTENLRLNNQYYKAGTVTLTDVLDAQTLLQQNRDKYVESYANYQKKRIEYLQVTGR from the coding sequence ATGATCAAAAAATATATAACAATAGTAACAATGTGTATGATAACTGTATTTATATCTGCACAGACGAAGTATAGTCTCGAAGACTGCAAGCAATTAACTATCGAGAACAATCGAAAAATTAAAAATAGTCGGTTGGAAATCGAATCATCCAAAGAAACGAAAAAGGATGCATTTACTAATTATTTTCCATCGGTCAGTGCTTCAGCATTTGGATTCTCGGCTAAAGATCCTTTGGTTACGATGAACATGGGAGGAGCCCCGATCGGATTTCTTAAGAATGGGATGAGTGCTGGTATTACAGCGACGCAACCGATCTTTGCCGGAGGCAAAATAATCAATGGTAATAAATTGGCTGACTTAGGAATTCAGGTAAGCCAATATCAGGCTAAACTATCCGAAAATGATATGTTACTGAATACAGAGAATCTTTACTGGCAATTGGTTTCTTTGTATGAAAAGAGAAGAACTCTGGATGTTATAGACAGTCAGGTAGATCAGTTGTTGAAAGATGTAGAGTTGTCTTATCAGACAGGAATGATTACCAATAACGATGTTTTGAAGGTAAAATTAAAAAAGAATGAAGTAGTAAGTAATCGTATTAATCTAGATAATAATATCAAATTGGTGAAAATGTCTTTGTGTCAGCAAATGGCTATGGATTTGAGTTCAGCAGATTCTTTAGATATACAGGTTCCTAATATTGAAGACGTAGAATCGTCTATAAAATATTATGTGGATCATAAAAATGTTTTACCCAATAGAGCAGAAGCAAAACTCCTTGATAAAAACGTAGAAGCCTCGAAGCTGCAGACTAAAATAAAAAGAGCTGATTATTTACCCACAGTGGCTGTTGGTGCAACATATTCCAGAGATAACTTTATGGATAAATGGAATACAAATGGTGCCGTTTTTGTTTCTGTCAATATTCCAATTTCCGGATGGTGGGGTGGTTCTCATGCTATCAAGCAGCAGAAAATACAAGAAAAGATAGCATTAAACAATAAGATCGATATCGAAGAACAACTGTTGTTACAAATGCAGAATGTAAAAAATGAATTGGATAATACTTATAAGCAAATATTGTTAGCAAAAGATGGTGTTGAGCAATCTACAGAAAACTTGCGTCTTAATAATCAGTATTATAAAGCCGGAACAGTAACTCTTACGGATGTGTTAGATGCCCAGACATTATTACAACAGAATCGAGATAAGTATGTTGAATCGTACGCTAATTATCAAAAGAAACGGATTGAGTATTTGCAAGTAACCGGGCGCTAA